One genomic segment of Ipomoea triloba cultivar NCNSP0323 chromosome 9, ASM357664v1 includes these proteins:
- the LOC116029092 gene encoding leucine-rich repeat receptor-like protein kinase PXC1 isoform X2, translating into MWKFLKLFLLLLLLQKCCMAENDRDAVLKKPIVPRKNLSGKLPIIKRLEILSHVANDTTSGQPKDGDGDGHEKPAKKSKNLEADLMVIKKQKQKKKNNNNNFTQNSRDHSRSSLNHSQNGVDQSGERKIAVREPISITATTMSEESTERSNGGEAAAADAGGRGKLTFLDSDLRIELDDLLKASAEGLGKGNFGNCYKAMLEEGPTVVVKRLRDLRALSREEFVAHIKSIAQNKHPNLLPLLGYYYAKDEKLLLYKFATNGNLYTRIHKAKGTRERNPFRWNARLSVARAVARAVEYLHLHSAAAAGIPPHGNLKSTNVLLDDSDTVLLTDYGLASLIAPPITAQRMVSYRSPEFQTYKKVCAKSDVWSYGCLLLELLTGRVSSHSAPAGVNGADLCSWVHRAVREEWTAEIFDAEISAQKSASQGMLRLLQIAIRCCEKSPEKRPEMSDVVREVEMIRVNETEDDEDLSLTDNSASSQTPSR; encoded by the exons ATGTGGAAATTCTTGAAattgttccttcttcttcttcttctgcagaAATGCTGCATGGCTGAAAATGACAGAGATGCAGTTTTGAAGAAACCCATTGTTCCCCGGAAGAATCTTTCTGGGAAACTCCCAATCATCAAAAGACTGGAGATTTTGTCACATGTAGCAAATGACACAACCTCCGGCCAGCCAAAAGATGGCGATGGCGATGGCCATGAAAAGCCGGCAAAG AAATCCAAGAATCTTGAAGCAGACCTGATGGTGATAAAGAAGCagaagcagaagaagaagaacaacaacaacaatttcaccCAAAACAGCAGAGATCATAGCCGCAGCAGCCTTAACCATAGCCAAAACGGGGTGGATCAAAGCGGAGAGAGGAAGATTGCAGTGAGAGAACCCATCAGCATCACTGCAACAACAATGTCTGAAGAATCAACTGAGAGATCCAACGGAGGAGAAGCTGCAGCTGCAGATGCAGGAGGGAGAGGAAAGCTGACATTTTTGGATTCAGATTTGAGGATAGAGCTTGATGATCTGCTTAAAGCCTCGGCTGAAGGTCTGGGCAAAGGGAACTTTGGGAATTGCTACAAGGCAATGCTGGAAGAAGGGCCGACTGTTGTGGTGAAACGGCTGAGGGATTTGAGAGCTCTGAGCAGAGAGGAGTTTGTGGCGCATATCAAATCCATTGCCCAGAACAAGCACCCTAACTTGTTGCCTCTTCTTGGGTATTACTATGCCAAAGATGAGAAGCTCTTGCTCTACAAATTTGCTACAAATGGTAACTTGTACACCCGTATTCATA AAGCAAAAGGGACGAGAGAACGCAATCCATTCCGATGGAACGCAAGATTGTCGGTTGCGCGTGCGGTGGCACGAGCGGTGGAGTATCTGCACCTCcattccgccgccgccgccggcatTCCTCCGCACGGCAACCTTAAATCAACCAACGTTCTCCTGGACGACAGCGACACCGTGCTTTTAACCGACTACGGCCTAGCTTCTCTGATCGCCCCGCCGATCACGGCGCAGCGCATGGTTTCCTACCGGTCCCCGGAGTTCCAGACCTACAAAAAGGTGTGCGCGAAGTCGGACGTGTGGAGCTACGGATGCTTGCTTCTCGAGCTCCTGACGGGGAGAGTTTCGTCGCATTCGGCGCCGGCGGGAGTCAACGGCGCCGATCTCTGCAGCTGGGTTCACCGCGCCGTGAGGGAGGAATGGACGGCGGAGATCTTCGACGCGGAAATCTCGGCGCAGAAGAGCGCGAGCCAGGGGATGCTGAGGCTGCTGCAAATAGCTATCAGATGCTGCGAGAAATCGCCGGAAAAGCGGCCGGAGATGAGCGATGTGGTGCGCGAAGTTGAGATGATTAGGGTTAATGAAAcggaagatgatgaagatctaTCACTCACTGATAATTCTGCGTCGTCTCAAACTCCATCACGATAA
- the LOC116029092 gene encoding leucine-rich repeat receptor-like protein kinase PXC1 isoform X1, whose protein sequence is MWKFLKLFLLLLLLQKCCMAENDRDAVLKKPIVPRKNLSGKLPIIKRLEILSHVANDTTSGQPKDGDGDGHEKPAKVALPLLIMATVIFFVVLLFISIYYYKKSKNLEADLMVIKKQKQKKKNNNNNFTQNSRDHSRSSLNHSQNGVDQSGERKIAVREPISITATTMSEESTERSNGGEAAAADAGGRGKLTFLDSDLRIELDDLLKASAEGLGKGNFGNCYKAMLEEGPTVVVKRLRDLRALSREEFVAHIKSIAQNKHPNLLPLLGYYYAKDEKLLLYKFATNGNLYTRIHKAKGTRERNPFRWNARLSVARAVARAVEYLHLHSAAAAGIPPHGNLKSTNVLLDDSDTVLLTDYGLASLIAPPITAQRMVSYRSPEFQTYKKVCAKSDVWSYGCLLLELLTGRVSSHSAPAGVNGADLCSWVHRAVREEWTAEIFDAEISAQKSASQGMLRLLQIAIRCCEKSPEKRPEMSDVVREVEMIRVNETEDDEDLSLTDNSASSQTPSR, encoded by the exons ATGTGGAAATTCTTGAAattgttccttcttcttcttcttctgcagaAATGCTGCATGGCTGAAAATGACAGAGATGCAGTTTTGAAGAAACCCATTGTTCCCCGGAAGAATCTTTCTGGGAAACTCCCAATCATCAAAAGACTGGAGATTTTGTCACATGTAGCAAATGACACAACCTCCGGCCAGCCAAAAGATGGCGATGGCGATGGCCATGAAAAGCCGGCAAAGGTGGCTCTTCCTCTCCTGATAATGGCTACGGTTATCTTTTTCGTTGTTCTCCTTTTTATTTCCATCTATTACTACAAGAAATCCAAGAATCTTGAAGCAGACCTGATGGTGATAAAGAAGCagaagcagaagaagaagaacaacaacaacaatttcaccCAAAACAGCAGAGATCATAGCCGCAGCAGCCTTAACCATAGCCAAAACGGGGTGGATCAAAGCGGAGAGAGGAAGATTGCAGTGAGAGAACCCATCAGCATCACTGCAACAACAATGTCTGAAGAATCAACTGAGAGATCCAACGGAGGAGAAGCTGCAGCTGCAGATGCAGGAGGGAGAGGAAAGCTGACATTTTTGGATTCAGATTTGAGGATAGAGCTTGATGATCTGCTTAAAGCCTCGGCTGAAGGTCTGGGCAAAGGGAACTTTGGGAATTGCTACAAGGCAATGCTGGAAGAAGGGCCGACTGTTGTGGTGAAACGGCTGAGGGATTTGAGAGCTCTGAGCAGAGAGGAGTTTGTGGCGCATATCAAATCCATTGCCCAGAACAAGCACCCTAACTTGTTGCCTCTTCTTGGGTATTACTATGCCAAAGATGAGAAGCTCTTGCTCTACAAATTTGCTACAAATGGTAACTTGTACACCCGTATTCATA AAGCAAAAGGGACGAGAGAACGCAATCCATTCCGATGGAACGCAAGATTGTCGGTTGCGCGTGCGGTGGCACGAGCGGTGGAGTATCTGCACCTCcattccgccgccgccgccggcatTCCTCCGCACGGCAACCTTAAATCAACCAACGTTCTCCTGGACGACAGCGACACCGTGCTTTTAACCGACTACGGCCTAGCTTCTCTGATCGCCCCGCCGATCACGGCGCAGCGCATGGTTTCCTACCGGTCCCCGGAGTTCCAGACCTACAAAAAGGTGTGCGCGAAGTCGGACGTGTGGAGCTACGGATGCTTGCTTCTCGAGCTCCTGACGGGGAGAGTTTCGTCGCATTCGGCGCCGGCGGGAGTCAACGGCGCCGATCTCTGCAGCTGGGTTCACCGCGCCGTGAGGGAGGAATGGACGGCGGAGATCTTCGACGCGGAAATCTCGGCGCAGAAGAGCGCGAGCCAGGGGATGCTGAGGCTGCTGCAAATAGCTATCAGATGCTGCGAGAAATCGCCGGAAAAGCGGCCGGAGATGAGCGATGTGGTGCGCGAAGTTGAGATGATTAGGGTTAATGAAAcggaagatgatgaagatctaTCACTCACTGATAATTCTGCGTCGTCTCAAACTCCATCACGATAA
- the LOC116029092 gene encoding leucine-rich repeat receptor-like protein kinase PXC1 isoform X3: MVIKKQKQKKKNNNNNFTQNSRDHSRSSLNHSQNGVDQSGERKIAVREPISITATTMSEESTERSNGGEAAAADAGGRGKLTFLDSDLRIELDDLLKASAEGLGKGNFGNCYKAMLEEGPTVVVKRLRDLRALSREEFVAHIKSIAQNKHPNLLPLLGYYYAKDEKLLLYKFATNGNLYTRIHKAKGTRERNPFRWNARLSVARAVARAVEYLHLHSAAAAGIPPHGNLKSTNVLLDDSDTVLLTDYGLASLIAPPITAQRMVSYRSPEFQTYKKVCAKSDVWSYGCLLLELLTGRVSSHSAPAGVNGADLCSWVHRAVREEWTAEIFDAEISAQKSASQGMLRLLQIAIRCCEKSPEKRPEMSDVVREVEMIRVNETEDDEDLSLTDNSASSQTPSR; the protein is encoded by the exons ATGGTGATAAAGAAGCagaagcagaagaagaagaacaacaacaacaatttcaccCAAAACAGCAGAGATCATAGCCGCAGCAGCCTTAACCATAGCCAAAACGGGGTGGATCAAAGCGGAGAGAGGAAGATTGCAGTGAGAGAACCCATCAGCATCACTGCAACAACAATGTCTGAAGAATCAACTGAGAGATCCAACGGAGGAGAAGCTGCAGCTGCAGATGCAGGAGGGAGAGGAAAGCTGACATTTTTGGATTCAGATTTGAGGATAGAGCTTGATGATCTGCTTAAAGCCTCGGCTGAAGGTCTGGGCAAAGGGAACTTTGGGAATTGCTACAAGGCAATGCTGGAAGAAGGGCCGACTGTTGTGGTGAAACGGCTGAGGGATTTGAGAGCTCTGAGCAGAGAGGAGTTTGTGGCGCATATCAAATCCATTGCCCAGAACAAGCACCCTAACTTGTTGCCTCTTCTTGGGTATTACTATGCCAAAGATGAGAAGCTCTTGCTCTACAAATTTGCTACAAATGGTAACTTGTACACCCGTATTCATA AAGCAAAAGGGACGAGAGAACGCAATCCATTCCGATGGAACGCAAGATTGTCGGTTGCGCGTGCGGTGGCACGAGCGGTGGAGTATCTGCACCTCcattccgccgccgccgccggcatTCCTCCGCACGGCAACCTTAAATCAACCAACGTTCTCCTGGACGACAGCGACACCGTGCTTTTAACCGACTACGGCCTAGCTTCTCTGATCGCCCCGCCGATCACGGCGCAGCGCATGGTTTCCTACCGGTCCCCGGAGTTCCAGACCTACAAAAAGGTGTGCGCGAAGTCGGACGTGTGGAGCTACGGATGCTTGCTTCTCGAGCTCCTGACGGGGAGAGTTTCGTCGCATTCGGCGCCGGCGGGAGTCAACGGCGCCGATCTCTGCAGCTGGGTTCACCGCGCCGTGAGGGAGGAATGGACGGCGGAGATCTTCGACGCGGAAATCTCGGCGCAGAAGAGCGCGAGCCAGGGGATGCTGAGGCTGCTGCAAATAGCTATCAGATGCTGCGAGAAATCGCCGGAAAAGCGGCCGGAGATGAGCGATGTGGTGCGCGAAGTTGAGATGATTAGGGTTAATGAAAcggaagatgatgaagatctaTCACTCACTGATAATTCTGCGTCGTCTCAAACTCCATCACGATAA
- the LOC116031019 gene encoding uncharacterized protein LOC116031019 — protein MDFRISGGSPSSSSTSSTDPHNSSTSHHHQNGGADSGRNNSSDPMHSWWESISKARSRIHLLSNILPFDDCAAVAPLTVLADSDRPARSLLLSQPAYSAVSTSLSVPSAGSGEDPLCHWLYDTFLSGDTDLRLVVLSFIPLLCSLYLSRIHSSSSTSTPSLSGFEAVLLALYSAETKARGGKPILISIPDLSQPSLYHAPRNPIPSKPSAGSSVNQSRPSVGVLSPPLEPQVAVKSTKRASIVGVALECYYKQISQMPSWSKVDFCRFAADWAGQDCPCVSELDESYERSENFSNGFSDNSRAIEIEDVSQELSKLEIEESSEDSKPKGVRIPLPWELLQPVLRIIGHCLLGPLNAEDVKNAASVAVKRLYARAQHDLVPQAILATRSLVQLDRRAREAAKVAAATNATSNANTPSKAKKPEILLVSK, from the coding sequence ATGGATTTCCGCATCTCCGGCGGCTCTCCTTCTTCCTCTTCCACCTCATCTACTGATCCTCACAACTCCTCAACTTCTCACCACCATCAGAATGGCGGCGCCGACAGTGGCCGCAACAATAGCAGCGATCCAATGCACTCATGGTGGGAGTCCATATCCAAAGCTCGTTCTCGCATCCACCTTCTCTCTAATATTCTCCCCTTCGACGACTGCGCCGCCGTCGCGCCGCTCACTGTGCTCGCCGACTCCGATCGCCCCGCTCGCTCTCTGCTTCTCTCGCAGCCGGCTTACTCCGCTGTCTCTACTTCGCTCTCGGTGCCGTCTGCCGGCTCCGGCGAAGATCCGTTGTGTCACTGGCTGTACGATACTTTCCTCAGCGGCGATACCGATCTCCGCCTTGTTGTTCTCTCGTTCATTCCTCTCCTCTGCTCTCTCTACCTCTCCCGCATCCACTCGTCTTCCTCCACCTCCACGCCGTCTCTCTCGGGTTTCGAAGCTGTTCTTCTCGCTCTCTACTCTGCTGAAACTAAAGCTAGAGGCGGGAAGCCGATTCTCATTTCGATACCCGATCTATCTCAGCCGTCACTTTATCACGCTCCGAGAAATCCAATTCCAAGTAAACCGAGCGCTGGTTCTTCGGTCAATCAGTCTCGGCCGTCTGTGGGAGTTTTATCTCCTCCTCTCGAGCCCCAGGTCGCCGTGAAGTCAACGAAACGGGCCTCAATTGTTGGCGTTGCTCTGGAGTGTTACTACAAACAGATCTCCCAAATGCCTAGTTGGTCCAAGGTTGACTTCTGTAGATTCGCGGCCGATTGGGCTGGACAGGACTGCCCTTGTGTATCGGAGTTGGATGAAAGTTATGAGAGATCAGAAAATTTTAGTAACGGTTTTTCGGATAATTCTAGGGCTATTGAGATTGAGGATGTTTCACAAGAATTGAGCAAATTGGAGATTGAAGAGAGCTCAGAGGATTCTAAGCCCAAAGGGGTGAGAATTCCACTGCCTTGGGAGCTATTGCAGCCTGTGCTGAGAATCATAGGGCATTGCTTGTTGGGTCCTTTGAATGCAGAAGATGTGAAGAATGCAGCCTCAGTTGCGGTGAAGCGTCTGTATGCCAGGGCTCAACATGACTTGGTTCCACAGGCGATTTTGGCAACCAGAAGTTTGGTTCAGCTAGATAGGAGAGCTCGAGAGGCTGCCAAGGTGGCTGCTGCAACAAATGCTACATCAAATGCTAACACACCCAGTAAAGCTAAAAAGCCAGAGATTCTTCTGGTTTCAAAATGA
- the LOC116028634 gene encoding uncharacterized protein LOC116028634: protein MASTALSQSFFSTLTPHSAAASHKTLDNASSLSLNRSLPFKSHPLSTQCDKTRASFVPKCTANESATKTTETPIELSYPSFPSVVDINQIMDILPHRYPFLLVDRVIEYNPGVSAVGIKNVTINDQFFNGHFPGRPIMPGVLMIEALAQVGGIVMLQPEVGGSRSNFFFAGIDKVRFRKPVVAGDTLVMRMTLTKLQKRFGIAKMEGKAYVGGDLVCEGEFLMATGSE, encoded by the exons ATGGCGTCTACTGCGCTCTCACAGTCTTTTTTCTCCACTCTCACTCCTCACTCTGCCGCCGCCTCTCACAAGACCCTCGACAATGCTTCTTCCCTCTCGTTGAATCGCTCGCTGCCCTTCAAATCCCACCCCTTGTCGACCCAATGCGATAAAACCCGGGCTAGCTTCGTCCCCAAATGTACTGCAAATGAATCGGCCACCAAAACCACCGAGACCCCTATTGAATTGA GTTACCCGTCGTTTCCGTCTGTGGTGGATATCAATCAGATTATGGATATTCTACCTCACCG TTATCCATTTTTGCTTGTGGATAGAGTGATTGAGTACAATCCGGGAGTTTCAGCGGTTGGAATCAAGAATGTTACTATTAATGACCAGTTCTTCAACGGCCACTTTCCGGGGAGGCCAATCATGCCTGGTGTTCTCATGATTGAG GCACTGGCCCAAGTTGGTGGGATAGTCATGCTGCAACCCGAAGTAGGAGGCTCCCGTAGCAACTTCTTCTTTGCTGGAATCGACAAAGTAAGATTCAGGAAGCCGGTGGTGGCTGGTGATACTTTGGTGATGAGAATGACGCTCACCAAGCTGCAAAAACGCTTTGGAATAGCGAAGATGGAAGGAAAAGCCTACGTAGGAGGTGATTTGGTTTGCGAGGGTGAGTTTTTGATGGCCACTGGCAGCGAGTAG